TAATAATGATGTATACAAAACCCTTTTTAAATTCATCCCTGCTTTGTGGTGTTGCACTGGGTGTGGCGACGTTGCTGACAGGGTGTGGTGAGGCCAATAATGATAAACTATCAACTCAGTTTGCGAGTGTGGCTGATAATCATGTTCATCCCGAGCAAACAGGATTTAATTTAACACCTGTGCACGAAATGTCGGTAAATGCTGCCAAAGGTTACGTGCTATCTAGCCATGTATTAGATAAGCAAATGGGGAAATTGTGCCAGCGTTACAGTGAGGAAACGTTACAAGCGGCACAACAAGCATGGCTGCAAAGCATGCATAGTTGGATGAAGTTTCAAGGGCGTGAGAAAGGCAGTGAAGCGGCATTAGCATTGGGTTGGAAAGTGCAGTTTTGGCCTGATAAGAAAAACACCACAGGAAGAAAGATCAAGCAGTTGTTACAAGCAGAAACCCTACCAACCAGCCAAGGGATTGCAGATCAAAGTGTAGCCGTACAAGGATTAGGTGCTGTTGAGTGGTTTTTATTCCAAGAGAAAAAACAGTTAGCTGCTCCGAAATACTGTCAGTTAGCCCATGCCATCACTGGCAATATGCTGACAACGGCAAAAGCGTTAGAAATGGCATGGGAAGAAAATCCATGGCAAGACTTAACACCTCAACTGGCCTTGGCGGAATATTTAGGGGCGCTTAATAACCAGCTTGATTACACCTTAAAAAAGCTTACTCGTCCGATGGGGAAACCAGGACAACCCAAGCCTTATCAAGCAGAAGCATGGCGTTCACAAACTTCTATGTTGAGTTTGAAAGCCAGTGTTGAGGCGTTGCATCAGCTATATCTTGCCAATGGTAAAGGTTTGAATCATTTGTTGATTGAATCAGGCCATGAGGTCACGGCAAATCGTATTAATCAGCGTTTTGAATTGCTGCTAGAAGACTGGCCGAAGCAAAACAGTATGGTGGCGATGATGAAAACCAAAGAAGGTTATCGTGAGCTGATCAATGTGTTTAACGGTTTGGAATATATTCAGATTGCGCTGCATGATGATGTAGCCGCAGAGCTGGGTATTGTGATGGGGTTTAATGCAACTGATGGCGACTAATTTAACAAGACGTAAATTATTGCAGTATGCCTTGTCATCTGCTGGCACATTGCCTTTGATGTCATTAATGGGCTGTGATGCTAATGCAAAACATGGTTTATCTTCCCAATCTTACCAACAGCCTAAGATCATTGGTTGTAGCCGTACTGCAGCAGGTAAGTATGCCGCTGTTGTTGCTGATTTATCGGGCAATCCGTTAATGCAAGTGATGTTGCCTGCAAGGGGACATGGTATTGCGTTGCACCGTAACGGCTCGTTGGTGGCGGTATTTTCTCGTCGTCCGGGGCAATACGTCCAAGTGTTTGATCATCAAACGGGTAAAGAGTGGGGATTACGTGCCGCTGATCCAAATCGTCACTTTTATGGTCATGGTGTGTTCTCTCGTGATGGACAGTATTTGTATGCAACAGAAGGTGAATCAGCAACCAGTCGCGGCGTGATTGGTGTATACGAGGTCAAACAAGGTTTGCCAAAAGTCGCTGAATTTACCGATTTTGGTATTGGTCCCCATGAAGTGATTTGGGCTGATGATCAAACGTTAGCTATCGGTGTCGGTGGTGTTCATACCCAAGGACGAACGCCACTAAACCTTGATTCAATGCAACCTGCGTTGGTGTATGTGGATAAAACCAACGGTGAATTGGTTGAACAAGCCGAGCTTGCTGATAAGCGATTGAGTATTCGTCATTTAAGTTTGATGGATAACGGTGGCATTGCATGTGGTCAACAATACCGTGGCGAGCCTGAACATGCAGCGCCTTTGGTGGCAACCCATCAACGAGGACAAGCTTTACAGCCGTTAATTGCGGAAGATGAAGAATGGCTGCGGTTTAATCATTACATTGCCAGTATCGGTACATTAGATGGTTACTTGCTGGCGACTTCACCAAGGGGAAATTGTTACGGTATTTGGGATCAAGATACTCGTGAGCTGATTTCACTCAAGCCACTCACCGATGCTTCTGGTGTCGCAATGTTAGATCATCATTGGATTGTTGGCTCTGGTGCTGGAAAAATTGTCAGTGTTGATACCAAGCAACAAGCAAAGATAAAACAAAGCACGATTATGTGGGATAACCACTGGCAGTTATTTATTTAAACGCCTATGTTATTCAAACGCATATGGGAACACTATCACTTGTTTTGGCTTTTCTAAACTGGTGATATTACTCTGGTTAAGAAAATAACCCTATAAATGATGACGCTGTTTCTTACAAATAAGAAATAGCGTTGTTTTTGTAATAGATACCCGTTAATTTCAGTTAATCATTCTGATTTAGCCCCATTCTTAAAGATTTTATTCAAATTAATCAAATAGCGTCTATAGTTAATGCTCTAAATACTATTATTAATAATAGCAGAAGCAGTGCTAGGGGGCTTCGATGACTGTTTGTAAGTACTGGTATTTCACCTCTGTGTTGTGTTTAGTGCCTTTTAACCTTTCCGCTTCATCTGA
The sequence above is a segment of the Photobacterium leiognathi genome. Coding sequences within it:
- a CDS encoding imelysin family protein; its protein translation is MMYTKPFLNSSLLCGVALGVATLLTGCGEANNDKLSTQFASVADNHVHPEQTGFNLTPVHEMSVNAAKGYVLSSHVLDKQMGKLCQRYSEETLQAAQQAWLQSMHSWMKFQGREKGSEAALALGWKVQFWPDKKNTTGRKIKQLLQAETLPTSQGIADQSVAVQGLGAVEWFLFQEKKQLAAPKYCQLAHAITGNMLTTAKALEMAWEENPWQDLTPQLALAEYLGALNNQLDYTLKKLTRPMGKPGQPKPYQAEAWRSQTSMLSLKASVEALHQLYLANGKGLNHLLIESGHEVTANRINQRFELLLEDWPKQNSMVAMMKTKEGYRELINVFNGLEYIQIALHDDVAAELGIVMGFNATDGD
- a CDS encoding DUF1513 domain-containing protein; the protein is MQLMATNLTRRKLLQYALSSAGTLPLMSLMGCDANAKHGLSSQSYQQPKIIGCSRTAAGKYAAVVADLSGNPLMQVMLPARGHGIALHRNGSLVAVFSRRPGQYVQVFDHQTGKEWGLRAADPNRHFYGHGVFSRDGQYLYATEGESATSRGVIGVYEVKQGLPKVAEFTDFGIGPHEVIWADDQTLAIGVGGVHTQGRTPLNLDSMQPALVYVDKTNGELVEQAELADKRLSIRHLSLMDNGGIACGQQYRGEPEHAAPLVATHQRGQALQPLIAEDEEWLRFNHYIASIGTLDGYLLATSPRGNCYGIWDQDTRELISLKPLTDASGVAMLDHHWIVGSGAGKIVSVDTKQQAKIKQSTIMWDNHWQLFI